A window of Excalfactoria chinensis isolate bCotChi1 chromosome Z, bCotChi1.hap2, whole genome shotgun sequence contains these coding sequences:
- the ANKRD55 gene encoding ankyrin repeat domain-containing protein 55 isoform X3: protein MHVDVPVYLWQLIWLLNVLLQQSNLSEINHQDNEGMTSLHWAAFHNRPQHAQTLLHKGADLTLVDKDFKTALHWAVQSGNRILCSIILDHYQGPSIINYDDENGKTCMHIAAAAGYSDIISELAKVPECNLQALDVDDRTPLHWAAAAGKADCVQTLLELGIDSSPRDINENTPLTYAVYCGHTACIKLLSQENRSELVHQFPPQNNKLFKKEGRFSMLNHIFCKKKKENQKTIQKDISRDQSATEETSEVDDIITTFDCIMDTSCKDIPDEHVTNTDFKRRTADTKYLIPEKKPAECHGLLPIRTQSLPPITAGNSFLTAAQSTTSSMSFSTSTHHFAHKSQKSRSEHDLLDNRSSCLALLDNPWNTKPNQLLSHKACIKTPSDKVINGLNSDRSHHVLLCPPHLPSLPSSPSGKNFQKIPVDQPKIKELTPVRNSLAPLPNRCAHRFHLPLQDAQKFKYLPLNSLRTGAVVLPPALSSRSQKRGHSHSHLLHSFLPDLSGEPLKPNRVLPAIPSQKKSNPAKQLEKSPTNTDTEN from the exons GCTTCTGAACGTGCTTCTGCAGCAGTCAAATCTTAGTGAAATTAATCATCAGGACAATGAG GGAATGACTTCACTCCACTGGGCTGCTTTCCACAACAGGCCGCAGCATGCACAGACCCTGCTGCACAAGGGAGCAGACCTGACTCTAGTGGATAAAGACTTCAAAACCGCTCTGCACTGGGCCGTACAG AGTGGCAACAGGATTCTGTGTTCCATCATCTTGGACCACTACCAAGGACCATCAATAATAAACTACGATGATGAGAATGGCAAAACTTGTATgcacattgctgctgctgcgggCTACAGTGATATAATCAGTGAGCTGGCTAAGGTCCCGGAGTGCAACCTGCAGGCCCTTGATGTAGACGACAG GACACCTTTgcactgggctgcagcagcagggaaagctgACTGTGTGCAGACACTTCTAGAACTGGGGATAGACAGCAGCCCTCGAGACATCAATGAAAACACTCCTCTGACATATGCAGTGTACTGTGGTCACACGGCATGCATTAAACTGCTGTCTCAGGAGAACAG ATCTGAGTTAGTTCATCAGTTTCCCCCTCAGAACAATAAACTctttaagaaagaaggaagattcAGTATGCTGAATCACATCttctgcaaaaagaagaaagagaatcAGAAAACCATTCAGAAAGACATAAGCAGAGACCAATCTGCTACAGAGGAGACCTCTGAAGTAGACGATATCATCACCACTTTTGATTGCATTATGGATACAAGCTGCAAAGACATTCCAGATGAGCATGTGACCAATACTGACTTTAAAAGAAGGACCGCAGACACAAAGTACCTCATACCAGAAAAGAAGCCAGCAGAATGTCATGGACTTCTGCCCATCAGAACCCAGAGCCTTCCCCCAATCACTGCTGGCAATTCCTTCCTaactgctgcccagagcacaACATCAAGCATGTCCTTCAGCACCAGCACCCACCATTTTGCACACAAGTCTCAAAAGAGTAGGAGTGAACATGACTTGCTGGAtaacagaagcagctgcttggCTTTGCTGGATAACCCTTGGAATACAAAACCTAACCAATTACTCTCTCATAAAGCCTGTATTAAAACTCCTTCAGACAAAGTGATAAATGGCTTAAACTCTGATAGATCTCATCATGTGCTTTTGTGCCCTCCCCACCTTCCCTCACTTCCTAGTTCTCCATCAG GTAAAAATTTTCAGAAGATACCTGTAGACCAACCCAAAATTAAAGAACTCACTCCTGTAAGGAACAGCCTGGCTCCCTTACCCAACCGCTGTGCTCACAGAT tTCATCTACCACTTCAGGATGCTCAGAAGTTTAAATACCTGCCTTTAAATTCCTTAAGGACCGGAGCAGTTGTTCTCCCACCAGCGCTATCCTCCAGATCTCAGAAAAGGGGACATTCTCACAGTCATCTGCTACATTCTTTCTTGCCTGATCTGTCAGGAGAACCTCTGAAACCAAACCGTGTCCTACCGGCAATCCCAAGCCAAAAGAAATCCAACCCTGCCAAACAGCTTGAGAAATCCCCCACCAACACAGacactgaaaattaa